The Arachis hypogaea cultivar Tifrunner chromosome 14, arahy.Tifrunner.gnm2.J5K5, whole genome shotgun sequence DNA window CCAAATTGATACATGGGCCTATATTTCAGAAATTATATAAAGAAGCAACCTATTGTTCACATTTCACTTGTAAAAAGCTCATCATCAGTGTGTTTAAGCTTAGTATGACTTCCTTTTTTACAAAGGAAATCTATGCAGCCAAGAATATTTCAAAAAAGACTATGCTCTTCATACTTAACATTGTTTTTCAATCTGAGATTTTACAAACTGTATATATTTTCTTGCCAATCTTACACTCAATTCCTTTGAATTTACAGCTAAAAATAGATTTGTTTGGAGATTTCGCAACGCAGTTCTTTGATACCTCGTTTACAGTATTCTTTAGGGAATGGCTTATGTCACCCAATGCCCATGCTAATGATATGTGAGGCCGTGGATCCTGTAGACAGTAGGTCTAGTTGTAATATTAGagggaaaaagataaaaataaaataaaattaaacatgaaTTATTGATATAGATCCTGTAGAAAGAAGGTCTAGTTTGTCAGAGAAAAATCAAGAAATtgcattgagagagagagagagagagagagagagagagagagagagagagagagagagagagagagagagagagagagagagagagagagaagattatACCTTGTAAAATTCAGGAAGGCTATGAAGCTTATAAATTGCATTGATCAATTCAATTTGCTTTGTTATCTGAAAATCATTGAAACGGAAACACGTTTTGTATACATCACAACTAAATAGGATGAAGTAACTAGATCAAAAGAGGACAAATTAGGACAACAAGCACAATGAATGGAAGAATGTGCATAAAACTATCATGCTAGAGAATAGTAAGAAAAATGTCTTCTGATTTATGTTGCAAGTTACAACATGTTACTACTAGTATTTGATCTGATAACTAGTACAAATAGGGTATTAGTCTATTGTATGGTACAACATTATCCATCGGAAACCTATTCAGATCTGAGTACTGTTCACCGGTTTCGGAGGCAGAGCACCCACTGTTAGATGCTATGTTTTCCAGTAGAGATCAGGTTTCCAGTGCCGGCTGATTCAGTTAAGACTCCAGCAAAATTTTGGTTTGATATCCTCCTCCTCTGAATGTTCTAACTTCTAACATCTAACATCACCTTCGAGCAGGTGAGGCGGACAACAGTTTCAATTTTGTTATCAGTGAGATTTCCAGTAAATTCAGATTCAGTTTGGTTCTTCTGTCTTTGATGTTTGTGATAGAAACAGGTTTGGCTTGGTTTATAGGAGGAAAGGTAAGGAGTTGATGGGCTGATTTTTCACTGCTTTCCCTgcttaattcataattgttgCTAGATGGCTGTTTGTTGGCTCTTTTAAGCTAGTTTAGAAGGTTTAGGAGCAGTAGTGCTAGGCCTAGCTGCTGCCTATAAATACTAGGGGTGGGTTAGTTTTTAGTTAGTTAGAAAATTCTGTTCAGTTTGTTAGTTCAGGAGAGGAAAATTCTCTCCAGAGTTGGTTAGATCCAACAGTGTACTTCAATAAGGGATTGTGATTTACAATCCCTAGTTCATCAATAAAATCCCCTAATTCTGCTAGTACCTTGATCCTATCATTTTGGTTTTGGCTTCCTGCTGTTAGCATCTTGACAATGTTTAATTTTAGCTTGATTTTAACCCGAAGGATCATATTGGAAGGTTTGTGGCACAATCTATGTGGAAAAAGGAAATTTTATCAAGAGAGAAAAGAATGTACAGAAGAGGATGATACATTTCCACAATATACAGAATATACGGCTCACAAAACTGACAAGACAATATGATGAAAGCATGCCAAGGAAGATTATTAAACAAAGTACTATGTCCTCAGCACTGAAGGGAACCTCAGAATGAAGTATACGGTATACCTCGGAAGAAACAAAATCAATAGTCAAGAAGGAAGTATACTTCAGAGTGCCTTTCCAACCAAATATATCAATGCACAGCAAGAACTGTGTTGTAGGATCCAAAACCTCTCATTTTGTTCATGAAAGCTTACGCAAGTCAATAGAGCAAACCCATGATTCTCTAAAGATACGGAAACATCTAATACAAAGAGATCTCACCATTGGataatgccaaaaaaaaaaaataagctcATCATCTGAAATCTAGACAACAACACTATAGATATATTAGAAGacaaagcagggagaggcctgtGATTTTGGAGCATATCATATGGTAAATCCTATTAAAAGCTGCAGTTCTATGCTTTCACCTTGCATTTTCATTTCCTGTTTTAATTTTCATCAAGTTAGCTAATATCGTTATAATATATGTTTAACTCTATTTTCTAGATACTTTATCTACATGTATACAGATATTCTGTTGTTCAATATAATATAGCATTCTATCAACTATTCATTTGCATGATACTCTCATATGCTCCAGTAACTTCTTGAGCTGTGCCATTTTCCTTGCAAGTTGCAAGACTAAGAGAAAAAAAGATATCCTCATTGTGtgaaaaacatatttaaaaggtTTATTGTACAAGGTATTGGCAGTTTTACATTTCATCCTTGATGTATTTTAGTTTCGTCATGTCACCATTACCCATTATTAGCCTGAGTTTTATGGCCCTCAAGCTTTACCAATATTCTACCCAGCAGATTTATATAGAAAACAAATGAAATATAAATACCAAGCCATTAATGTCACCAGCAATGCAATATTTAAATCCAACTGATGACTTGGTGCAAAAATAGAACTCAAGAAATATAGGGccattgaaaaaggaaagaaagggcTGCAAAGCAAACCTCTACTAAACCTCCTTGAACAACTTCTAAGGAGAGAAAGGTGCGTGTATGATCATCATTTACGAATACCTCCCACTGGTTGAAGTCAATCCAATAACTACTTCAAAACAAGATAAGTTAAAATAAGAAGGTCAGTTGGATAGATACATGTTTCATTTTCATAAtagaataacaataaaaaataactgACTGGTGTCGTGTTTGAAGTTTCTGTCGAAGCATTGAGACCACTGAGTCAATTTGATGAACCCCTATTGGAACAGTTCGTCCCAAACTTATGTGAAACTCCCTTCCCAAGGCAACCTGTTCAAGCTTCTCATCACTTTTGCAGAGGACTTTAAGTGGGAGATCAATGTCAACAACATGAAGATTAGGTTCCTGAGAGGTGACTTTCTTCAAGAAAGTGGCTATTTCTTTTTTTGATGAAGATGAAATATGAACTGCAAAGAACAATAGCAATCTGAGTCCAACATAACTGAATATTATATAGAATAACTCAAAACTTTTGAGAACATTGTGAAGGCTATTGAAGTCATAAGAAGAATCATCCAAGTTTAAAATGGGCTTGGCTCAGGGATTGCCCAGAAAAATATGCAGAGACTAAATCACTTTTCGTCCACTTATATTCACATTCTAATCAAACAAATGCCCAATAAATAACAAGGAGATGATTACAAAATTTAGAGGAACATTATTATGTTAACTAGCATTCAAGCATTGAACCGAACAATTACGACTATTGACCACACATTTTATCACACTTGTCGTCTTATATCTTcttcaaattcaattattttgatagcTATCTTTGCCTAAAGGATTAAACTCTTGAATGGAAGAAAATAATGGAAGAAAATAACTAGTTCATATAGGGATCATATAATATCTAGTATCTTGAGAAGAACCATTTCACCAAAAGCAATAAATGGTTTTTGATCTTAACATTACCCATGATAAAATTAAGGAAACCAAAACTTGAATAAGACATGCTAACATTCTTAACATAGGCAACAGTATAGCAAGATCTAATCCATAAACTAGCAATACTTTCCATGAACAAGTACTACAGAACAATTTCAACATCATATCCATAAGGATTCCATAATGTCTAAGTCTAGTTCTTTCTGTTCAAATCCTAACAGAATGTTCTCCCAATGATTTTTCTACTTTTCTCTGGCTAATCAATAAGTTTCTACTTGGTAATTCCTAGGTGGAACTCTAAAATAATATCAAGTCCACCAGATGATTATTCCTTTTGAAATTTGATCCTGCACATGCAAACCAATTTTGGAGTTCCTTTTCGTTTATGCTTTCTTCTAAAATCACTACAGTACATCATAATATTTCTCCTACCCCTTCttcaattaattacaaaatttagaGGAAAAGAAATCCATCAGACCCTCGCTATAACAATATTTCTAAGGCTCCTTCCAATACAACTCACCACCAGAGGCCAACAAAGgggaaaaaagatgaaaaatgaaATATAGCGGATAAGACTGTGCTTGTTAATGGAAATCAGACAAGGAGACCATAATCCACTTACTTGGTATGTATACATGTAGGACATAGTTACCATCAACATGAGGGAAACTCCTAACTCTAGTTGTCTGTCCTATTTCCAGATCTTGAGAACCTTCAGCAACAAAACAGTGAATTTGTCATCCAAATCATCATACATGCACatgtaaaaaataaagtaaaagtttGTTCAActgcaaaatttaataaaatttgaaacaTATTCTAAGGTTAGTGCAATTAATGAATGTTACAAATTTCTTCGTGGATCATCAACCCTCAACCTATCCAAGTAAGACCATATTCCATTCTCTGTTGTACTTTTGTTATACAACAACAATGCCTACGACCAACCAAAaacgaaaaacaaaaacaaaaacaatatctTATGAATAAATAGTGACTTGTCACATATCACATATCACGTGTTTAACACATTCATACTTAAATCTCTTTTGTTATGGGATGAATAGAAATCTGATGCCCTTTTGTTACAAGctgaaagaaaataaacttaaaaccAACCATACCAAGCAAACTTAGAGGGTCAAGGAGTGAGATAGGAGGTGGTGGCAACAGTGTGAATTCTTCAGAGCGAGCTTTAGTTGTACATGAAGGGGCAGCTTCAGAATCCGAATCAGAAGATCCATCCCCATAACAAGCCTTCAGTGCATCCATTGGCTTAATACTCACAGTATAGCAAGGGCGCGAGTGTGAAACCTGAAATTAATATCACAAGAAACCAAAGTAACAAAAGGGCTTCCATTGGCATATTTTCCTGGCAAATTCAATTCAATCCGATAAAAAAAACATATTGGAACTAAAGAAAAGGATCAGACTCGTATTCTAAGACAACATGCACAAGCCAACAGTGACGAAGACACAGAGAAAGACGACTGGGGACGGTGACTGGCAGAAAAGAAGATGCCACTCAAAGACAAAGATGACACAATGACTAGAAGAACAAAGCAAGCAGAACACCAGCAGAATTGATGCCAGCCAGCCACAATGAGACCCAAGCTACGAAATGTCCGCTATATCGGTGTCATAGATCTATTGAGTAGAGGAAATTTAGCAAGACGCGATGAGCCGTGATCCACTATTGATACCTTGATCTCCTCTCAAAGTTGTCCAATATCCGACGAGTGGgttattgataaaattaaaaaatcatctaCCAGAACTAAAATTCCATGTAACTAATCTCAAGTACCAAAcccaaaaacaaagaacaaagctAACATTAGGCCTAAGAACCTTAGATGAAAATTGAAAACCTAACGTAATTTGATCAAACAATATGATCAGCAAATTTATCAACAATTCAATCAGAAACTTGCTCAATAATCAGCAATAACAAATTGATAGCAGAATTTCCCTTATAGCAGCAGCAACATTACCAACAATTCAATCAGAAACTTGCTAAACAATCAGCCATAATACATTGATAGCAGAATTTCCTATATAGCAGCAGCAACATTATCACGTAATCAACAATAACACATTGAACAACAAAGATTAAAACATAAGTACCAAGAAAAAATGGCAGAGGTAGAGAGGTAGAGCAGACGGGCTGAGAGGAGGAGGCGGTGGAGCAAAGCTTCACAGAGGAGTAGGAGGAGACGGAGAAGAAACACCAACAGAGAGAGGACGTGGCGGCGAAAAAGAGGCGAAGGCGGTGAAAAAGTAGCACAAGCTCCCAGCCGACGAAGTAGAGCACACAGAAGTCGGAAAGGAGAGGCGCCGTGCAACGGCGGTGAGCTTTGAGTGTGTCCGTCGGAGAAGTGAATAGCAGAAGTGCACAACAGAAATGagaagagaggggggggggggggggtttatctaaataaaaaaaattaattatttactccTTTAAATGGGATTCCAATATTTGCAGAATCTCCAAGATGGTCCTCCAAATTCTCACAATTATCTAAAATGATCTTCGAGATCTAAATTTTGTTAGGGTGGTTCTTCATATAGAACTTCGTTGTTTTACTATGATGGACAATTTTAATAGTTAGGTAAGGTGGATTCATTTTAATTTGGATCCAATTTAGTTCTTTTCTCGATGTATAATCTTAATCTTATTGTGCAGAATATTTctcctattttcttttttattatcttttttgtcGTATCAATTTgtctaaaaaatttataaagcTAATAGAATAGGAACATTTATACGTACATATAcataagataaatattttttaaaatatccacCTTACTTAAATTTGTTTAtgcaataaaaatagaataacattttttttttgtaacataTAAGAGAAAGAAAACAAATTGATCTAAAAGTCAATCTAAAATAAGGTAAAATAATAGTATTTAGAGTCCATTTGGATAGGTCTATAAgtgactttttttaatttttaacttacaaAAATGTGTAGTATTAATGTCTCgtacaattttcaaaataaaattgtaactttttaaaaaagttattttggtgtttaaggagaagttaaaaaaaaatgacttctctcataataaaaaactttttatcacatttctcttaaaataagtacttttagaactaaaaaaccaaatacaaaataacttatttataagctacttttaatataactatttattatttaaaatatttcttcaaaagtaacttaattaagttatttacccAAATTGGATCTTAGTTCAAAGTTTAAATTTGTGACCTGTTCCCTTTGTTGAAGACGTTGCAACCAAGAAAGcatccattcttaaaaatttttgttgaccATACCAAGTATA harbors:
- the LOC112740879 gene encoding uncharacterized protein isoform X2 is translated as MDALKACYGDGSSDSDSEAAPSCTTKARSEEFTLLPPPPISLLDPLSLLGSQDLEIGQTTRVRSFPHVDGNYVLHVYIPIHISSSSKKEIATFLKKVTSQEPNLHVVDIDLPLKVLCKSDEKLEQVALGREFHISLGRTVPIGVHQIDSVVSMLRQKLQTRHHYWIDFNQWEVFVNDDHTRTFLSLEVVQGGLVEITKQIELINAIYKLHSLPEFYKDPRPHISLAWALGDISHSLKNTVNEVSKNCVAKSPNKSIFSCKFKGIECKIGKKIYTVCKISD
- the LOC112740879 gene encoding uncharacterized protein isoform X1 yields the protein MDALKACYGDGSSDSDSEAAPSCTTKARSEEFTLLPPPPISLLDPLSLLGSQDLEIGQTTRVRSFPHVDGNYVLHVYIPIHISSSSKKEIATFLKKVTSQEPNLHVVDIDLPLKVLCKSDEKLEQVALGREFHISLGRTVPIGVHQIDSVVSMLRQKLQTRHHSYWIDFNQWEVFVNDDHTRTFLSLEVVQGGLVEITKQIELINAIYKLHSLPEFYKDPRPHISLAWALGDISHSLKNTVNEVSKNCVAKSPNKSIFSCKFKGIECKIGKKIYTVCKISD